CGTACAGGTGTAGGCATATTTTGCCTCTGCAGCCTACACCTGTAAGCCTAAATCGATGCCAGTCAGTGGTTTAAGTAACAAAAAAGGGTCGCGTGATGCGACCCTTTGGATATTTATAACCTAGCTTATATTAGAAGCTGCGGCTGTATTGTAGACCTAGTAGGATTGCATCAGCGTGTGTTGTCGCGTTGACACCAGTTGAAAGCCCTGTTCCTAACTGTGTGTTTTCTGATACATTTACATCATCACCCATTAAGTATGTGAAACCGAAGTCAACATTAGAAACTGTATCAATGTGGTATGTGAAACCTGCAGAGAACCACTGACGATCAGAGTCTGGTACAGAGATAGAAGTTAGATCGTCTTGTGCGCTCGTGTCATACATATAACCAGTACGTAGTGTCCAAGTATCGTTTAGGTAGTAAGTACCACCAATTGCGTAGTGCCAACCGTCTTGCCATTGGTATTGTTTTGCATACGTTGAACCAAGTGGTGAACCTTGTAGGTTGTCAAAGTCAATCTGATCGAATGCACCCCAACCAATCCACTGTACAGAATAGTGAACTGCGAATTTAGTATCTTCGATTTTGTGGTAACCAGAGAATTCAGCAATGTCGGGTAGAGGTAGAGTAATTTCCTGCCCTTTGTCATCTTTAGCTGTAATTTCAGGGCTGTAACGGTACGATAGACCAAAACGGTTGTTTTCATCTAGTTCATACACAGTACCCACGTTAAAGCCTACTGCCCAACCATCAGCTTCATCAACATCAACTAACGTTGTTCCAGCTGGGACTAAGCCACCACTAGCGACTCCTAGAGCCGCACTTGTTTCTCTTTTCATCGTGCCTTGGCCGTAAATCAGGTCTAAACCTGCACCGAAACTCCATTGTTCACTTAGGCGATATGACCCAGCAAGACCAAAGTTAATGCTCTTAACATCAGTTAGGCCGCCGTATTCAGCTGCAGTGTAGCTGTCATCAAACTCAGTCTTTGTAGCAAAATTTGAATATGCATTCACACCCCAAGCAAATTTATCATTTACTGGGACGATAAGGTGGATATTGGGTGCAATAGAAGTGTCACCGACATCATCAGTATTGGCAACTGGGATTGGGCTGCCGTTAATATTGTATTCAGCATCTTTGACTTCAATCATTGAAGTAATACTTTCAAAACCAAGAGAAAGCTCAGTTTTATCAAACAGTGCCATTGCTGCAGGGTTACGTGCCATTACTGACGCGTTATCTGCGATTACTGCATCACCAGCGAAAGCACGGCCGATGCCGGTTGCTGATTGTGCGTTGATTTGGAAACCTGCTGCCATCGCTTGCGAAGACGCCAGTGTAATTGTTACTGCTAAAAGAGACTTTTTAAACAGACGCGTGTTGTTGGTAGTCATTTATTTATTCCTTTATATATCCGCCTCTACAGGGCGATTAATTTGAGCAATTGCTCAATGGTGGCTGATCCTATTCGCAAGTATACGATATACAAATCCGACCATTGAAAAATTTGAGTGGAAAATTATGGAAATGACGCCTATCTGGCACGAAAATGGTGAGAAATGCTTATTTTTAGAGTTTTAACTCTAGTGGTATTGGTTCTGTGAATGGTTTGAGGGTTTGTTATAAATAAAGCCCAGCAATATCAAGAGTATAGTTGCTGGGCCTTTTATTACGGGGCTTTGAGAGCGAATTAGCTCATAGGTTTGATCATTTTGGTAAGCTTTTCGGCGATCTTAGAAATGTCCTCACCATTCTCACCTACAAGGATCAAACTGCTGCCATCCACGGGGGTTACCGAACCGGACATGCCTTTTTCATCAAAGTCGATAGGTTTGTCTGTCGGAATACCGGTTAAAAACAACGTTACTTTGCCTTTTGCGCCTTGGAAGACCATATGTACCGCGTTGGATTTACCAAAGCCACAGTGGTTTAGGTAATAGACGTGGTAAGGGAAAGCATCATCAAACTGAAAAGCAAATGGGTTCATTTTTGCGTTGATCTGCTGCGATGTAACCTGTTCATCGATGCTACTAACAAAACTCTTTTCATCAACAACGTGCTTCATTGCTGTATCAGCCAAACTTGCTTGTGCGGGTGAAACGAATGCATTGCCCCAGTTGACCTGGCCAACTAATAAACCAGCAACGAATGCCACTGAAGCCGCCATCGCCATTGCTCGTCGAGCAAAAGTTGGCCTTACTACTTTGCTTTCTTCGCTTGAGGTCTGATTGAACAGAATACGGTCAGCAAGATCGTCTGGCACATCTACGTTCATTGCAGCGTGGATCTGTTTATCAAGCGATAGTACATCGTCTAAGAAGTTACTATTGGCTTCGCTATTCGCGGCTGCATCAACAATATCTTGTGTACGCTGTTTAGGTTCCGACAATACACGACGACGAAATTCCAAATCATCCATTATGTTGCCCCCTTTCTGCCTCTTCTGTATCCAGCATCTCTTTCAATTGATTTCGAGCTCTGAATAAACGTGTCATTACCGTGTTTTTGTTGAGATCGAGAATGTCCGCTATCTCATCACCACTAAACCCACCAATGACTTGTAAGAAGAGCGGTTCACGGTAGTCAATTTCAAGTTTCATGATCTGAGCTTGCAACCACAGATGTTGATGGTGCGGGTCATCACTGACACTAGCATCGTTACCATGATCATCGATATCAACCAGATCAAATTGTTTACGTTCAAAACGTCGAGCGTTCTCGCGTCTCAAGATAGTAATCAGCCAAGATTTAGCAGCTTTTTCATCTTGTAGGCTATCGAGTGACTTCCATGCACGAAGGCAAGTCTCTTGCACTAAATCCTCGGCAATGCTTTTGTCTTTACATAACCAATAGGCGTAGCGAAAGAGGTCACGATGATAGGCACGCACGAGTGCTTCGTATTTTCTTTGTTTGTCCATATCAGAGTTGACCGGACGCTTGGCTGTTTTCTTTCCAAACATTTTTATTATTGACACACGAGCCTCCATAATTGCTCTGCGTATAGCTGTCTCTATACGTTGTGCTTCGTTTTTATATTCTGTTTCGTTTTCAGAGCGAACGATCGGCAGGAATTCGTAAAATCACATTAAAATTGATCTACTTCAAAATCTAAGGCCTCGAACAAGTTATAGTACACCTTGTCGTCTAGTTAGTCATTCGTGGCTAGCATGTTGAGCAAGACGACACTTCCTTTTGAAGGCTGACTTTACTTTCTCCTAATCAGGAAACTGATTATTTCAATTGGCGTCAAGTTAATTGCTTTATACACATTCCAACCACACAGCTTTGTGTGGTTTTTTTTTGCCTCAAGAAAACTATTCCCTACAAAGCGATAACAGTATTTGCTTACGCTAGTTTAGCCTCTTACGACAACCTTTCCCCCTAAAAGATTCGCCTGAATTTGCAGTTATATTTTCAAACAGTGAGATACTCGTATCACGTTTATTTAAACGCTCGTTTGATTTAATTAACAACTTCTTTACAATGATTCAGGTCAGACCTCTTAACTTTAAGGAGAAACCATGGGCAAACAGGAAGTCAAAACGCGTTCTGGAGAACGTGTTGCCGTTGTCGCTGGGTTACGAACCCCATTCGCTCGTCAGAGCACAGAATTTAGTCAAGTGCCTGCGGTCGACTTAGGCAAAATGGTTGTGAGCGAAATGCTTGCAAGAACTGATGTCGACCCTGCGCTTATCGAACAAGTTGTGTTCGGCCAAGTCGTGCAAATGCCAGAAGCGCCGAATATTGCGCGTGAAATCGTGTTGGGCACCGGCATGGACATCAATACTGATGCCTACAGTGTCACACGAGCATGTGCGACCAGCTTCCAAGCGGCAGTCAACGTGACCGAAAGCATTATGGCTGGCGCAATTGATGTCGGTATTGCGGGCGGTGCGGACTCTTCTTCTGTATTGCCTATCGGTGTTTCGAAAAAGTTAGCGGCAAATCTATTAGCGCTGAGTAAAACGAAAACTATGGGTCAAAAGCTGAAAATTCTTAAAACGCTTTCCGTAAAAGATTTGATGCCAGTACCACCTGCAGTTGCAGAGTACTCGACCGGTTTATCCATGGGACAAACGGCTGAGCAAATGGCTAAGACGCATGGTATTACTCGCGAAGCTCAAGACGCCCTTGCTCACCGTTCTCACTCTTTGGCTTCTCAGGCATGGAAAGAAGGCAAGATTAAAGGCGAAGTGATGACGGCCTTCCCGGCGCCTTACAAAAAGTATCTAGCGGAAGACAACAACATTCGCCACGACTCAACGGTTGAAGGTTACGCCAAGCTGCGCCCTGCATTTGATAGAAAGTACGGCAGTGTAACCGCTGCTAATGCAACGCCGCTGACTGATGGCGGTGCTGCAGTGATGTTGATGCGCGAAGGTAAAGCGAAGGAGCTAGGCCTAGAAGTACTTGGCTATATTCGTGGTTATGCGTTCTCAGCGATTGGTGTTGAAACAGATATGCTGATGGGCCCGACGTATGCGACCTCACAAGTATTGAAGAATACAGGTTTAGATTTGTCAGACTTAACACTGATCGAGATGCACGAAGCATTCGCTGCCCAAGTTTTGGCTAACGTTAAAATGTTTGCGAGCGATGAGTTTGCACAGAAGAATCTTGGCCGCGATAAAGCGATCGGTGAGATTGATATGGAGAAGTTCAACGTGCTGGGTAGCTCGATTGCTTACGGACACCCGTTTGCGGCGACTGGCGCGCGCATGATGACTCAAACACTACGTGAACTGAAACGTCGCGGTGGCGGCTTGGCACTGAACACAGCTTGCGCGGCTGGTGGTTTAGGTGCAGCAATGATCTTGGAGGTAGAATAATGTCTACGACTCTTGATGCAACAACAGAAAAAGAAACAGTCGCTCAACCAGATTCAACGTCTGCGACTGAATCAACCAAAAAGAAAGCGACAGCATTTACTCTTAATATCGATGAGCAAGATATTGCTTGGTTAGCGATTGATGTACCAAACGAGAAAATGAACACGCTGCAAGCGGCTTTTGCTGAAGAAATGAAAGCCATCTTCGAGCAGCTAAAAGAAAAGCAGAGCCGAGTTAAGGGCCTAATCGTTCATTCCCTTAAGCCAGATAACTTTATCGCTGGCGCTGATGTAAGAATGCTTGATGCGTGTAAAACGGCTGACGAAGCACAGTCTCTAGCTCGCCAAGGGCAGGAGATGTTCCAAACTCTGTCTGCACTACCGTACCCAGTGGTCGCAGCGATTCATGGCCCATGTTTAGGTGGTGGTTTAGAGCTCGCACTGGCGTGTGATTACCGTGTATGTACCGATTCAGATAAGACTCGTCTTGGCCTGCCAGAAGTTCAACTAGGCCTGTTACCAGGATCTGGCGGCACACAACGCCTTCCTCGCCTTATCGGTTTGTTACCATCGCTCGACCTAATCCTTACGGGCAAGCAACTGCGCGCTAAGAAAGCGAAATCGCTCGGTGTTGTGGATGCTTGTGTGCCTGAAACTATCCTGCTTGAAGTCGCTAAAAGTTTTGTTGAAAAGAATACGGGCAGTAAAAAAGGTAAGCGTCTTGCGTCTAAAAGCCAAGCTTCGACTAAAGAAAAACTGATTTCACGCACGGGCCTAGGTCGTAAGGTGATTTTTGAACAGGCTTCAAAGAAGACCAATCAGAAAACACTCGGCAATTACCCAGCAGCCGATGCGATTCTTGATGTGATTCGTTATGGCTTAGAGAACGGTTTTGACAAAGGCCTTCAGTACGAAGCCAAGCGCTTCTCTGAACTGGTGATGACGACACAATCTAAAGCTCTTCGTTCTATTTTCTTTGCAACCACAGAAATGAAAAAAGAACATGGTGCAGACGCAGAACCAAAAGCGGTTAAGCGTGTTGGCGTGCTAGGCGGTGGCCTAATGGGGGCGGGTATTAGCCACGTTAGTGTCGCTAAAGCGAAAGTCCCCGTTCGTATCAAAGACGTATCCAATGAAGGTGTGCTGAACGCACTAAATTACAACTATAAGTTGTTCGATAAACAGCGTAAGCGTCGTATTCTGAGCCGAGCTGACCTTGAAAGTAAGATGCTTCAACTGTCTGGTGGAATTGATTTTACAAGCTTTAACCACACAGATGTGGTGATTGAAGCGGTATTTGAAGATCTCGACCTTAAGCAGTCGATGGTTGCGGACATCGAAGCTAATGCCAAGCCAGAGACGATCTTCGCGACCAACACATCTTCGCTACCAATCCATAAGATCGCGGAGAAGGCGAAGCGACCAGAAAATGTGGTCGGTCTTCACTACTTCAGCCCTGCAGAGAAAATGCCTCTAGTTGAAGTTATCCCTCATGAAACAACCTCAGAAGAGACGATTTCGACGGTGGTTGCATTAGCGAAGAAGCAAGGCAAAACTCCGATTGTTGTTAAAGATACAGCGGGTTTCTATGTGAACCGTATCCTTGCGCCGTACATGAATGAAGCAGCACATCTGCTATTGGCAAATGAGCCGATTGAAAAGCTCGACAGCACGTTATTGGACTTCGGTTTCCCGGTTGGCCCAATTACCTTGTTAGATGAGGTAGGTGTCGATATCGGTGCGAAGATCATTCCGATTTTAGTGAATGAGCTTGGCGATCGTTTCCAAGGCCCTGATGTGTTCGATATTCTTTTGAATGACAACCGTAAAGGCCGTAAGAGCGGCAAAGGTTTCTACACTTACAAAGGGAAGAAGAAGGAAGTTGATAAGTCAGTTTACAAGCTGCTTAAGCTGCAACCAGATCCTAAGTTGAGCGATAACGATATCGCGATGCGCTGTGTGTTACCTATGCTTAACGAAGCGGTTCGTTGTTTGGACGATGGCATTATCCGCAGTCCTCGTGATGGCGATATTGGCGCTATTTTCGGTATCGGTTTCCCTCCATTCCTAGGTGGTCCTTTCCGTTATATGGATCAAATCGGCATTAAGTCACTGGTTGAGATGATGAATGACTTCGCTAAGAAGTACGGTGATCGTTTTGCGCCATGTGATGGCCTACTGACACGCGCTGGTTTGGATGAGTCTTTCTACAAGTAACTCTCTATAAAAGTAACTTTCAAGCACATTGATTATCAAGCCCGTATCAAGCAATTGATACGGGCTTTTTTAGTTTATTCTGGTTTGTATTCCAGTCTTATTAACCAAGCTGGCAGTCTTTAGGTCGTAACTGAAACTCATCAATCGAGCCTATTTCCACACCCGCCGACAGCTTCTCTTCGTCCTGATGAGCATTACCGTGAGCGTGCATAATTAGACGATTGGCCGTGCGTGGCTTCAGTTGGCTAACCACAAAACGCATCATGTCCGAGCGAGTCAACTCTTTAAGCTCTTCCAATACACGCTCTCTTTGGTTGAACTCAATATCTTTATTACCTATAGCAACCCATAAGCGCTGAGCACGACCGCGCAAAGTCGTATCAGGCGTTGAAATTTGATTCCAGAGACCGCGTTTACTGCTGTGCCATTGGTAGTCATTCAGCTCCAACAGCACCATGTAAAAGGCATTGAGGAACTCATCTATTGAGGCTAACAAGTCTGCCGGAGCGGCATTTGGTGATTGCACGTACAACACAATACCTGGATGTCGGTTGAGCGGCATATTGCCAGTGCCGACCATATAGCCTAGCTGCTGCTTGGTACGAATCTCATGGAAGAAGGTGGCTGACATCAAATGGTTGGCCAATGAATACAGCGCAATATTTTTAGGTGAAATATCAGCACATTGGTAGTAAACCACGATGGCAGAATCATCCTGATTACACATGACTTCACGCTGGAAGCTACCATTTTCACCCAGCATGATTAGCGGTCGCAGTGACTCTTCATAAGCTTGATCTTGGACACGTAATGTATCTTTTAACGTTTCAGCCATCTTGAGAGCATCCGCTTGCCTCCAATCGCCATACACAAACATCTCAACATGAAGTTCGGCTAATATCGATTGAACAAATGAGGACAACTCATCGACTTCAATAGTATCTAGCGCTTCAATTAGAACCGAATAAGGAGGGTTATTTGGTTGCAGTATCCCAGTCATGGCATTAAACAGTTGTGAAAGAGGGCGATCTTGCGACGCATTGCTCCAACCCCTAAGCAGTTGGTGCTTAATGGTTTCGAAGCGGGCTGGACTAAATTCACGAGCTTGAAAGCGTTCAAGGATCATATTTAGCAATTGCGGTTGCTTTTCGCTAAATCCAGAAAGAGTCAGGGTTACCCCTCCTTGATGGGTATACATATTGTAACCCATACCCGCGATTTCAGCTTGATAGGTATCTTTCTCTAGAGAATCCAAAAACATCTCTACACATAAGCGTGTTTTGACGATGTTTCTAGGACTGGCTACTGAATGTGGGCTATCGATAGCGATATAAACGACACCTTTTGGTACTCGAAATTGATGGTCTTGCAGGTGCCACAGTTTAAATCCATCCAACTTTTCTAATAGTAGAGGATACTTAGCGTCACCTTCGAGCTCTGCCGGATCCAAGTCGTAGCAAATAAATGGGTTTTTGCTTGGAAGCTCAAACTGCCAACCAGGATTAATGCACATAAAGCTTTGAGTTTGCTCTGGGCTAAAAGGTGTCACTGAGTAGGGCGTGTAGTACCATTTTGCTTTTCTATCATACTCGAAGCCTTGAGCCACAATGGTCGCGCGCATGTTGTCGGCGGTTAAGTAGGGGAGTAAAGAACGCTGTAATTCGTCATCGAAATGTGACATTTTATAGTCGCCATATACCACATCTTGTTTTTGATAGTGTTGCATGTTGAGCACCAGATGGCTGACTAAATCAAGTGGCCTTGCTGGCTCTTGAAAGCGGAACGCTGATTCTAACACAGCGCGTTTTTCTAGATAACGCCACTCTTCAATGCCCTGCTGTTTAATCAACTTGATGTATTGAAACACTGCTTGGATGATGTTATCGGTTTTGGTTAAACCTTCGATGGTCAACGAGCAACTGACGGTGAAATCACGATAGTTACTGCCACTTGCGCCACCACCGGCTGAGAGAGAAGTGATCCAACCTTTCTCTTTCAACTGCATCATTAAACTGCCTTCACCTTCGTAACCTAAAAGGTGAGCAAAGAACGACAAGGGCTTAACGCCGTAGTGTTCGTCCATGCTTGGCATAGGAAAGGTGAGTATGAGTTTGCGTACTTCTTTTATTGGTTCGACGTGTACTTGAACGCCTGTGCTTAACTCGCCAATAATTGGTTCTTGAACTTTTTTACCTTGCAGGTTGTGATTGGTAATTGAGCTAAAGCGTTCCTCAACCCAGCCTTGCATTTTATCTAATGATTGATCGCCAGACAGTGTCAGCGTCATTAGGTCTGCAGAATATTGTTGCTGGTGGAACGATAAGATCTCTTGGCGAATCGTCTCACCGTCTCTGTCTCCTAACGTATCGATATTACCGACAGAAAACTTCGAGAATGGATGATTGCGATTCACCAGCTCTTTGGTCACTTGGTACAAGCGTCGTGAATCGTCGTTGAGTTTCATTTTATATTCTGAATCAACCGCTTGACGTTCTTTATCTAATGCTTCTTCATTGAACAGGGGAGCAGTAAAAAATTGGCTGAAGCGATCGAGTGCGGTTTCAAATGCATTCAATTCAACATCAAAAAAGAAGCAGGTGTGCTCTGTGCCCGTCCATGCATTGTTGCTACCGCCATGTTGGCTGATAAAGCTTTGGA
The Vibrio kanaloae genome window above contains:
- a CDS encoding outer membrane protein transport protein; this translates as MTTNNTRLFKKSLLAVTITLASSQAMAAGFQINAQSATGIGRAFAGDAVIADNASVMARNPAAMALFDKTELSLGFESITSMIEVKDAEYNINGSPIPVANTDDVGDTSIAPNIHLIVPVNDKFAWGVNAYSNFATKTEFDDSYTAAEYGGLTDVKSINFGLAGSYRLSEQWSFGAGLDLIYGQGTMKRETSAALGVASGGLVPAGTTLVDVDEADGWAVGFNVGTVYELDENNRFGLSYRYSPEITAKDDKGQEITLPLPDIAEFSGYHKIEDTKFAVHYSVQWIGWGAFDQIDFDNLQGSPLGSTYAKQYQWQDGWHYAIGGTYYLNDTWTLRTGYMYDTSAQDDLTSISVPDSDRQWFSAGFTYHIDTVSNVDFGFTYLMGDDVNVSENTQLGTGLSTGVNATTHADAILLGLQYSRSF
- a CDS encoding DUF3379 domain-containing protein; its protein translation is MDDLEFRRRVLSEPKQRTQDIVDAAANSEANSNFLDDVLSLDKQIHAAMNVDVPDDLADRILFNQTSSEESKVVRPTFARRAMAMAASVAFVAGLLVGQVNWGNAFVSPAQASLADTAMKHVVDEKSFVSSIDEQVTSQQINAKMNPFAFQFDDAFPYHVYYLNHCGFGKSNAVHMVFQGAKGKVTLFLTGIPTDKPIDFDEKGMSGSVTPVDGSSLILVGENGEDISKIAEKLTKMIKPMS
- a CDS encoding sigma-70 family RNA polymerase sigma factor, whose translation is MFGKKTAKRPVNSDMDKQRKYEALVRAYHRDLFRYAYWLCKDKSIAEDLVQETCLRAWKSLDSLQDEKAAKSWLITILRRENARRFERKQFDLVDIDDHGNDASVSDDPHHQHLWLQAQIMKLEIDYREPLFLQVIGGFSGDEIADILDLNKNTVMTRLFRARNQLKEMLDTEEAERGQHNG
- the fadI gene encoding acetyl-CoA C-acyltransferase FadI, which translates into the protein MGKQEVKTRSGERVAVVAGLRTPFARQSTEFSQVPAVDLGKMVVSEMLARTDVDPALIEQVVFGQVVQMPEAPNIAREIVLGTGMDINTDAYSVTRACATSFQAAVNVTESIMAGAIDVGIAGGADSSSVLPIGVSKKLAANLLALSKTKTMGQKLKILKTLSVKDLMPVPPAVAEYSTGLSMGQTAEQMAKTHGITREAQDALAHRSHSLASQAWKEGKIKGEVMTAFPAPYKKYLAEDNNIRHDSTVEGYAKLRPAFDRKYGSVTAANATPLTDGGAAVMLMREGKAKELGLEVLGYIRGYAFSAIGVETDMLMGPTYATSQVLKNTGLDLSDLTLIEMHEAFAAQVLANVKMFASDEFAQKNLGRDKAIGEIDMEKFNVLGSSIAYGHPFAATGARMMTQTLRELKRRGGGLALNTACAAGGLGAAMILEVE
- the fadJ gene encoding fatty acid oxidation complex subunit alpha FadJ: MSTTLDATTEKETVAQPDSTSATESTKKKATAFTLNIDEQDIAWLAIDVPNEKMNTLQAAFAEEMKAIFEQLKEKQSRVKGLIVHSLKPDNFIAGADVRMLDACKTADEAQSLARQGQEMFQTLSALPYPVVAAIHGPCLGGGLELALACDYRVCTDSDKTRLGLPEVQLGLLPGSGGTQRLPRLIGLLPSLDLILTGKQLRAKKAKSLGVVDACVPETILLEVAKSFVEKNTGSKKGKRLASKSQASTKEKLISRTGLGRKVIFEQASKKTNQKTLGNYPAADAILDVIRYGLENGFDKGLQYEAKRFSELVMTTQSKALRSIFFATTEMKKEHGADAEPKAVKRVGVLGGGLMGAGISHVSVAKAKVPVRIKDVSNEGVLNALNYNYKLFDKQRKRRILSRADLESKMLQLSGGIDFTSFNHTDVVIEAVFEDLDLKQSMVADIEANAKPETIFATNTSSLPIHKIAEKAKRPENVVGLHYFSPAEKMPLVEVIPHETTSEETISTVVALAKKQGKTPIVVKDTAGFYVNRILAPYMNEAAHLLLANEPIEKLDSTLLDFGFPVGPITLLDEVGVDIGAKIIPILVNELGDRFQGPDVFDILLNDNRKGRKSGKGFYTYKGKKKEVDKSVYKLLKLQPDPKLSDNDIAMRCVLPMLNEAVRCLDDGIIRSPRDGDIGAIFGIGFPPFLGGPFRYMDQIGIKSLVEMMNDFAKKYGDRFAPCDGLLTRAGLDESFYK
- a CDS encoding insulinase family protein; amino-acid sequence: MHLSPNDEHQYRYITLNNGLRVLLVQDPNAQKAAAALAVNVGHFDDPTDREGLAHYLEHMLFLGTEKYPKVGEFQSFISQHGGSNNAWTGTEHTCFFFDVELNAFETALDRFSQFFTAPLFNEEALDKERQAVDSEYKMKLNDDSRRLYQVTKELVNRNHPFSKFSVGNIDTLGDRDGETIRQEILSFHQQQYSADLMTLTLSGDQSLDKMQGWVEERFSSITNHNLQGKKVQEPIIGELSTGVQVHVEPIKEVRKLILTFPMPSMDEHYGVKPLSFFAHLLGYEGEGSLMMQLKEKGWITSLSAGGGASGSNYRDFTVSCSLTIEGLTKTDNIIQAVFQYIKLIKQQGIEEWRYLEKRAVLESAFRFQEPARPLDLVSHLVLNMQHYQKQDVVYGDYKMSHFDDELQRSLLPYLTADNMRATIVAQGFEYDRKAKWYYTPYSVTPFSPEQTQSFMCINPGWQFELPSKNPFICYDLDPAELEGDAKYPLLLEKLDGFKLWHLQDHQFRVPKGVVYIAIDSPHSVASPRNIVKTRLCVEMFLDSLEKDTYQAEIAGMGYNMYTHQGGVTLTLSGFSEKQPQLLNMILERFQAREFSPARFETIKHQLLRGWSNASQDRPLSQLFNAMTGILQPNNPPYSVLIEALDTIEVDELSSFVQSILAELHVEMFVYGDWRQADALKMAETLKDTLRVQDQAYEESLRPLIMLGENGSFQREVMCNQDDSAIVVYYQCADISPKNIALYSLANHLMSATFFHEIRTKQQLGYMVGTGNMPLNRHPGIVLYVQSPNAAPADLLASIDEFLNAFYMVLLELNDYQWHSSKRGLWNQISTPDTTLRGRAQRLWVAIGNKDIEFNQRERVLEELKELTRSDMMRFVVSQLKPRTANRLIMHAHGNAHQDEEKLSAGVEIGSIDEFQLRPKDCQLG